GCCGACGTCAAAAAACTCGCCCCGGAAGAACTACCGCAACTCGCCCAAGAGATTCGTGAGCGCATCATTCAAACCACTGCCAAAAACGGTGGCCACGTCGGGCCCAATCTGGGAGTCGTGGAACTCACGATCGGTTTGCACCGCGTATTTAATACGCCCACAGACCGCTTCTGCTTCGACGTCGCCCACCAAGGCTACGTCCACAAACTCTTGACTGGCCGCAACGACGAACGCTTCGACCACATACGCACCAGCGATGGCTACAGTGGCTTCCTCTCACGAGTAGAGAGTGAGCACGACGCCTTTGGTGCTGGCCACGCCGGCACCGCACTTTCCGCCGCACTGGGCATGGCGACTGCACGTGATCAACGTGACAGCGATGAGCATGTGGTCGCTCTCTGCGGTGACGCCGCCTTCACCTGCGGCATTACCATGGAGGCGCTCAATAATGTAGCGACGTCCACCAAGCGACTCATTATCATCCTCAACGATAACAAGTGGTCCATCGCTAAAAATGTAGGTGCCCTGCCCCGCTATTTCAACGAGCTCATAACCAACCCGGTATACAACCGCCTCAACGACGACTTTGAGAGCCTACTGCAAAAAATGCCAGGTGGCGACTCACTCATCAAACTGGGCTCCAAGTGGAAACAAGAGACCAAAGACTTTTTTGTCTCCTCCTCGCTATTTGAAAAATTCGGCATTCGCTACATCGGCCCGATCGATGGACACGACCAAAAACAAGTCGAACACTATCTGGATTTCGCTAAAAATGCGGAGCAACCCGTGCTACTGCACGTACTCACGGAGAAAGGCCGCGGTTACGATGTCGCGATTCAAAACCCGGAGCGTTTTCACGGCGCCAGCCCCTTCGATGTCAAAACGGGCAAAGGCACCCCCTCGGCCCCTGGCACACCACCGAAATATCAAGACGTCATGGGCCACACATTGGTCAAACTGGCCAAAGAAGACGCCAATGTCATCGGTATCACAGCTGCCATGCCAGCGGGCACAGGGCTCAACATCCTTGAGAATGCCCTGCCGAAGCAATTTTTCGATGTCGGTATCGCAGAAGAGCACGCCGTACTCTTCGCAGCAGGCATGGCCACCTCCGGCTTTCACCCGGTCTGTGCGATTTACTCCACCTTCCTACAACGCGCTTACGACCAGATCATCCACGATGTCGCTCTGCAAAACTTACCCGTGCTCTTCTGCATGGACCGTGCAGGACTCTCGCCGAACGACGGAGCCACTCACCACGGCCTCTTTGATCTCTCCTACCTGCGCTGTGTGCCCGAAGTCGTCATCATGGCTCCGGCAAATGAAGACGAACTCGCCGATATGATGGCCACTGGCCTCGCCCATCAAGGAGCCGCTTTTATCCGCTATCCTCGCGGCAATGCAATCGGCACCCCGATCAAAGAGACGCCCGTCCCGCTGGAAATCGGCAAAGCGCAACGCCTGCAAAAAGGCAGCGACATCGACATTTGGGCCATCGGTGCAATGGTGGCCGACGCACAGCAACTCGCAGCTCAATTAAGCGAGCACGGCATCCAAGCGGGCGTCGTCAACACGCGCTTCGTCAAACCACTCGACACCGAGCTACTGGCTGAATCCGCACAGAACACGCGCCTGATTGTAACCATGGAAGATCATGTCATTACCGGTGGTCTGGGCACCGCCGTCATGGAAGCACTCCAGGAAGCTTGCTTGCATAACTGCCCCGTCGAACGCATTGCGTGGCCAGACGCCTTTATCGAGCACGGTAGCTCTGTCGCGCAACTACGCGAAGAAAACGGCCTCAGTCCCAACGCAATACTAGAACGCGTCATGGCCAAATACGCCAAACTACACGCGATACAGGAAGTGCCATAACTTATCCTAAATAAATGAGCTGAACCGTTAATTACGTAAATTTTCGTTAATTACAAAGGCACAAACCACTGCTAGTTATGCGCTTAAGAAACAAGAGGTATTTTAATTAATTCCAATTTTAATTCGCCATTTTGGCGACTGACCATATTAACGTAAATTAATGTAAATTAACGGTTTAAGAAGCCGAGCCTTAGCCGACTGCCGAATTTAGGCTTATTGAAAGTCCGCGCAAGCAACTGGTAACCAACCAGCTGCCGCCCCGCTTACTCGAGTCCCAACTTCTGACGACCGGCTTCAGAGATCATATGTGGCGTCCAGGGCGGATCCCATACGATATCGACCTGTGCACTGGACACAGCCGCCAGCGCTTCGATGTTCTTCTTGGCATCTTCAGCAATCACCGGGCCCATGCCACAGCCCTGCGCGGTCAAAGTCATCTTAACATTAACCTCATGCAGCCCCTCCGTGTCAGGATCGCTAATCTGCAAGTCGTAGATCAATCCCAGATCGACGATGTTGACAGGAATCTCTGGATCAAAACAGCCGCGCATCGCATCCCAGACCAACTCTTCACTAAAAGGCTGATCCTCCGAACTCGACTCGCTCGACTGAACCGTCGCATCGAGTTGTGCCTGCGCTTCCGCCCCCAAAGCGTCCCAGTCGCGGCTCGAAAGACGAAAGAGTCCCGAATCCGTACGTATTGTAACGGTGCCGCCAAGTGCCTGAGAAATCACCGCACGCGTTCCCGCAGCGAGCACTTGAGTCTCTCCCGCAGGAATGATGGTGGCTTCGGTATCGCGAACAAGAGTTAATTCTTCGTTAAACTGCATTTACCCAGAGAACACTACAACCACCGCTCATGTCAATCCACAGCGCAGATTAAAGCCGATATCATTTACAAAGCTAACACCCCGAAAAGTGGAATGTACTTGGCAACACACGATTGGTTTTGAAATACTCCGCGTTTTCATCCCTTTCACACCCCCATATCACAATGCTTCGATCCAAAATAAGATCCTGCGCAACGTTATTACTCATTATTGTTGTTACTATTATCCCGGCATTTTCCAATGCTGCAGGCTCGAACAACAATGAGCCCATTGATTTGGGTATCCTGAAACAGAAAGATACTCTGTTACCATTCATGACTGGGCCGCAGAAAATTCAGTATCTGCAACTAGAACGTATAATCGAATCGGCCCATTCTGATTTAAAAAGTGGGCAGTATCTCGCCAACAGCAAACCCTCCAGCTTAGATCCAAATCGCGATCTCAAACCGCTCATAGAACGGGGTGAACGTATGATTGAGAGCGCGCAGCTAAAAATAGAGGACTCACAAAAGAAATTGGTCGCGCTCCTACAAGTCGTTCAAGATCAGCAATCGCAACAAATGAAAGCGGACCTCACGCGCTTCGACTACGACCTCGAATCGGCCAACTACGACGATGCCATCACCGTATTAAGCAAACGGCTCTTAACCACTTGCTGGGAACTGGGCTATGAAACCCTATTCTTCGATGGTGTCTTCATTCAAGACGGCGAAAGCACCCTCCCCTCCAGCGCCGAACTACGCAATAGCACCTATGATCGACTCATCAAAATCGATGGCACCACATTTAGCGTCACGATTCCCATTGATTTAAAGCTAAAAGCAGATTCCACAGGCAAGGCCGCTCACATTTTTGAATTTGAGAACGCTCCCGTCTTTAAAGACGACCAAAAGGCGCTCTTAGTCATCGAAATGATACACCCCAAGGGCTCCAGTTCCGGTCTTCTGTCACTGCGCGCGATCGATCTCGAAACACAACTGATCGTCACGCATCAACTAATTAAAATTAAGGATTCAGCGGAGAAACTCGGCCTGGTCGCCGAAGGTCTGGAGGATACGATCCCCGATCAACTTAAATTACGTGATCCAGCAAACACCTTAGAAACTCTTTCTAACCTCGGTGATCTTTATACATTTATGATCACATCCGAGTTTGAGACTACGGTTACGCACGAATTACTCACCCACACCCTGTTGAAAAATAAAACTCTGCAGATCACCGATAGTAACTTCATCCTGCGCGCCTATGGAAAATCACTCTCTGCGCCAGAAACTTGGAAGGGTCAAAGCAACGCACAATTAACAATTACAGCCGACGAGCAAACCGGCAATTATCAACTCCGCGCTCAAGCAGATAATAGTGACCGCGTCCTCCCCTGTGGCACTCTGCAACTCAACAACAGTAACGCAACCACGCCCACAGAAGAGATCCCATCGATCTGAAGCATCCCCCTTCCTCGGCTCCCAAAGAAAAAAGTTCAGTCCTGCAGAGGCTCAGTCCAAAATCTGAATATCCACCATTACGTCCTGTGCGATCTGCTCCAGACGCGAACGAATGTCGTCGCGATCGATCTCTGCATGACACGCAAGTCGCGCCTTCGCTTCGAACAGCATACCACCGGAACTGGGCGCACTATACGCACGCGTGCTGAGTTCCTCGACATTCACGCCCGCAAGTGCCAACGCCTTAAAGACATCACGCACAATTCCCGGCTGGTCGCTGCCCACGACTTCAAGATCAAACTGCCGCAAGGGCTCCACTGCCGAGCATGTCGTGCCCGCAGCAATCATCACATCGAGATCGCTGATGGTGCGCAAAGCCACTTCGAGCTCTTGCTGATTCTCGCCCGCGACCGTCACTTCCAAGAGGCCCACAAAGCGGCCAGCCAAATGCGCCATCCGGCAGTGCTCCCAGTTGCCACCATGCGCCGCAATCACATCGGCTAATTTCTCAACAAGACCTGCGCGATCCTGACCACTGATCGTTAGAACTAATACGCCATCCATTACTCAGGCATAGCAGTTCTCCTATAAAGCGCAAGCGTGCAAAATAGTGTATACCGAACACAAAAAAATACGACCACGACAGATGCCCGCAGGCATTCCGATGTGAAGGCACTCTACGAAAGGTAGCTGCAGCAATAGTCAGCACCGCCCTCAGCCACCTTCAGGCTAAACTTCGAATTCCCCGGCACATTGAAAGACTGGCCTTCGCTATAAGTATTCCACTCTTCACTGTCCGCCAGCTTCACATCCATAGAGCCCCCCAGCATTTCCATCAGCTCAGGCGCTTCCGTGCCAAACTCATAGTCGCCCGCTTGCATAAAACCAAGGGTCTTCTTAGAGCCATCGGCAAACTGCACAGTGCGACTGGTAACTTGGCCGCCAAAGTAGACATTGGCCTTCTTAATGATAGTGACGTTTTCGAATGTTTCAGACATGCGCCTACTTCTCCGAATAGGAACGAAGCTGTCGATCAAAATTATTCGTTCATGCCAACTAAACGACACGAAATCCGGAGCTAGTTTGACATCTCTCCGAGAGCGGGAATCCTCGACGCATGAAAGAAACAAAAGTTGCCGTCATCGGTCTGGGTATCATTGGTTCAACTTGGGCGAAGCACTACGCCTCCGATCAAGTTCTAACAGCAAGCTGGAACCGCAGCCCCAAGCCCGAACTAAGCCTCAAGCAAACAGACTTAGCGGGCTGCGCCGCAGCGGCAAAATACCTTCAAATTTGCCTCTACGATGCCGACTCTGTGCGTGGCGTATTACAAGAACTACTGCCCCACCTAAATGCAGAACATGTCGTGCTTCAATCGTCCACGATCGACGGCGAGAGCGCAAGTGAGTTCGCTCAAATGGTGCAAGCCACAGGGGCCCGCTACCTGGAGGCGCCCTTTACTGGTAGCAAGCCAGCTGCCGAGCAACGCAAGACAGTCTTCTTTCTAGGTGGTGACGCAGCCTTAGTCGCCGAAGTGGAGCCACTCTTATCAAAACTCTCCAGTCAACGCTTCCACATTGGCACTCCAGCTCAAGCCACAGCCATCAAACTGGCCATGAACCTGCAGATCGCCAGCATCAGCCAAGCTCTTTGCGAAGCGATCACCCTCACCCGCAG
The nucleotide sequence above comes from Coraliomargarita algicola. Encoded proteins:
- a CDS encoding glycine cleavage system protein R — its product is MDGVLVLTISGQDRAGLVEKLADVIAAHGGNWEHCRMAHLAGRFVGLLEVTVAGENQQELEVALRTISDLDVMIAAGTTCSAVEPLRQFDLEVVGSDQPGIVRDVFKALALAGVNVEELSTRAYSAPSSGGMLFEAKARLACHAEIDRDDIRSRLEQIAQDVMVDIQILD
- a CDS encoding pyrimidine/purine nucleoside phosphorylase — its product is MSETFENVTIIKKANVYFGGQVTSRTVQFADGSKKTLGFMQAGDYEFGTEAPELMEMLGGSMDVKLADSEEWNTYSEGQSFNVPGNSKFSLKVAEGGADYCCSYLS
- a CDS encoding iron-sulfur cluster assembly protein, with protein sequence MQFNEELTLVRDTEATIIPAGETQVLAAGTRAVISQALGGTVTIRTDSGLFRLSSRDWDALGAEAQAQLDATVQSSESSSEDQPFSEELVWDAMRGCFDPEIPVNIVDLGLIYDLQISDPDTEGLHEVNVKMTLTAQGCGMGPVIAEDAKKNIEALAAVSSAQVDIVWDPPWTPHMISEAGRQKLGLE
- a CDS encoding NAD(P)-dependent oxidoreductase, which produces MKETKVAVIGLGIIGSTWAKHYASDQVLTASWNRSPKPELSLKQTDLAGCAAAAKYLQICLYDADSVRGVLQELLPHLNAEHVVLQSSTIDGESASEFAQMVQATGARYLEAPFTGSKPAAEQRKTVFFLGGDAALVAEVEPLLSKLSSQRFHIGTPAQATAIKLAMNLQIASISQALCEAITLTRSADVSDDCFFEVLRANVSWSGLAELKEPKLRQADYSPQFSIKNLFKDMRLAQKTAKRKLPQLERTLQTLAAAEASGLGEEDFISMIRLLED
- the dxs gene encoding 1-deoxy-D-xylulose-5-phosphate synthase, whose protein sequence is MSILERIQSPADVKKLAPEELPQLAQEIRERIIQTTAKNGGHVGPNLGVVELTIGLHRVFNTPTDRFCFDVAHQGYVHKLLTGRNDERFDHIRTSDGYSGFLSRVESEHDAFGAGHAGTALSAALGMATARDQRDSDEHVVALCGDAAFTCGITMEALNNVATSTKRLIIILNDNKWSIAKNVGALPRYFNELITNPVYNRLNDDFESLLQKMPGGDSLIKLGSKWKQETKDFFVSSSLFEKFGIRYIGPIDGHDQKQVEHYLDFAKNAEQPVLLHVLTEKGRGYDVAIQNPERFHGASPFDVKTGKGTPSAPGTPPKYQDVMGHTLVKLAKEDANVIGITAAMPAGTGLNILENALPKQFFDVGIAEEHAVLFAAGMATSGFHPVCAIYSTFLQRAYDQIIHDVALQNLPVLFCMDRAGLSPNDGATHHGLFDLSYLRCVPEVVIMAPANEDELADMMATGLAHQGAAFIRYPRGNAIGTPIKETPVPLEIGKAQRLQKGSDIDIWAIGAMVADAQQLAAQLSEHGIQAGVVNTRFVKPLDTELLAESAQNTRLIVTMEDHVITGGLGTAVMEALQEACLHNCPVERIAWPDAFIEHGSSVAQLREENGLSPNAILERVMAKYAKLHAIQEVP